CTTTGCTATAACAGGGTCCTAGCGTGCCACCGCATATGGTGCCCACCGAAGGCATGGCTTTCCCTACATACGACGACGCATACAACTTCTACCAGAGATATGCATGTCACGCTGGATTTGACATCAAGAAGAGCCGCATGCACAAAGCGTTTCGCGAGGTGTGTTGTACGAGGGAGGGCAAGCACGTGTCGAAGGTCAACAATGGTGATAGACAGTGGAGGAGACCGTCCAAGAAAATGGGGTGCAAGGCTTATGTGAAGCTGAGGCACAactacgacggcggcgcgctctCATCGGTGGTGTATGATGTGGTCGAGCTACAGCACAACCACCCTCTAACACCGTCCCCTTCGGCGGTAAAGCACATGCGTGCACATAAGAACCGCGATGACACATTTATGCAATTTATGGACACTATGCAAGAAAGTCACGTGCCGCAAAGTTGTATCATGGGCGTTCTATTTGATCTCCATGGAGGCCAAGAAAATATCCCTTTCACTTCCCACGACGTTGAGAACAGGTGATTTTTTCAAATtattccatttttttaatttgtgatgttGCTTTCATGAAAGTTTCTTTTCGTGCATTCTTGCACGAAGACACAAATGTGGGTTATAATTAGGACGTTTCCATCTGACCGATGCATGAAAGCAGCCAATGTCCGGAAGGAAAATGCGGATGACATCAACAAGTTTTGGAGTTTTTCAGCGAGTGCACGTTGCAAAACCCTAAGTTCTACTGGGACGCCCAACTCGATGAAAATGGTGTCATTAAGAACTTGTTTTGGAGTCATGCTAGCAGCCAGGATGAATTTGCTGACTTTGGATACGCGGTAACATTTGACAccacttacaaaactaatattTACGAAATGCCCCTTGCAATGTTTGTTGGTGCAAACCACCATATGCAGAGCACACTCTTCGGATGTGCCTTGCTCAGAGACGAAAAGGCAGTCATTTGAGTGGTTATTCAACACCTTCAACAAGTGCATGGCTAATTTCCCGGCTCCGCACTGCATCCTAACAGGCAAGTCTATCTACAAATAACTCCCTATTGCCATCCACCATTAATTTTTTCCGTGTCTCCAATTTATCTACACTTCCTGTACGATAGTTTTTCCaccatttataactttttttttcagatcagGATCCTGCTATGGCAGTCGCTGTCGGGCGGTGCTTCCTTGGGATAATACACTGACTCTGTAGGTGGCATATCCTCAACCGCCACTCTGACCCGTTGAACACCATTTTTGCACGGGACGCTCAAATTGAACCAGACATGATGTTGTGCATCAACCAAACCTACACTCCTTATGAGTTTGAAACATCATGGGATCAATTCATAAAGAGGTATGATTTGGAGGGCTGTCCCACCATGAAAGCTTTATATGATATCAGGGACAAGTGGGTGCCTGCGTTCTCCA
The nucleotide sequence above comes from Oryza glaberrima chromosome 11, OglaRS2, whole genome shotgun sequence. Encoded proteins:
- the LOC127755679 gene encoding protein FAR1-RELATED SEQUENCE 5-like yields the protein MAFPTYDDAYNFYQRYACHAGFDIKKSRMHKAFREVCCTREGKHVSKVNNGDRQWRRPSKKMGCKAYVKLRHNYDGGALSSVVYDVVELQHNHPLTPSPSAVKHMRAHKNRDDTFMQFMDTMQESHVPQSCIMGVLFDLHGGQENIPFTSHDVENRWHILNRHSDPLNTIFARDAQIEPDMMLCINQTYTPYEFETSWDQFIKRYDLEGCPTMKALYDIRDKWVPAFSRKEYCERMTSTQRSESMNKLVKHKFVDHQTTLHRFARRILEVITDRKEKEAAETRAWSGKPVLAVRWPFVIQMSRLYTRAAFRLFEDAL